A window of Candidatus Omnitrophota bacterium genomic DNA:
TATCTCTTATTTAAGCTGCCGAGTGTTCGAGTTAGATTATATTATAAATATATACTATTTATTTACAAAAGTCAAGATATGAATAAAACAGAAAGTAAGAAAATAGGCTTCTTAACCTTCTTAATGTAAAAAATGAAAGGATGAAAAAGTGAGATTTATGCATCCGCGGATTTACTTGCCCGTGATTTTTTTAAACGCCTTTGTGAGCTCCGGGACGACCTTGAAAATATCGTCGCAAATGCCGTAAGTGGCGATTTTAAAAATAGGCGCTTCGGGGTCCTTGTTTATAGCTATGATTATTTTTGCTGATTGCATGCCTATCAAATGTTGTATTTGGCCGCTTATTCCGCAGGCGATATAAATTTTTGGGCATACGGTCTTTCCGGTCTGCCCTACCTGGTGAGAGTACGGTATCCAGCCGGAGTCAACGGCTGCGCGCGAGGCGCCTACCGCCCCTCCTATAGCCAATGCCAGCTCTTTTATAATTTTAAAATTCTCCGGGGCCCCTATTCCGCGGCCGCCGGAGACTATTATGTCTGCTTCCGAGAGATTGACCGTAGATTCTATCTCTTCCACAATATCCAGTAGTTTTGTCCTTGACGATAAAAGCGAATCGTCTATCTTCTCTTCTATCAACTCGCCTTTTTTCCCCGCCACAGCCTCCGCTTCTTTCATCACCTTATGCCGCACGGTCGCCATCTGCGGCTTGTGGTGAGGGGTAATGATAGTCGCCATTATATTTCCGCCGAAAGCAGGCCTCGTCTGCAAAAGAAGCTTATCTTTGGGGTCTATATCAAGCCCCGTGCAATCCGCGGTAAGGCCGGTGCCTATCCTTACGGCCACTCTTGATATGAGGCTTCTTCCCATCGTCGTCGCGCCGCATAAAAGTATCTCAGGGGAATATTTTTCTATTAATTTGACGATCGCTTCCGTATATGGTTCGTCCTGATAGGCGCCCAGCTTCGGGGAATCTACCAGATAAACCTTGTCTGCGCCTCTTTCAAAGATCTCGACGGCCTTATCTTTCATATTATTCCCTAAAAGTACGCCGCATAATTTCATCCCCAACTTATCCGCCAGCTCTCTCCCCTTCCCCAGGAGCTCCCACGAGACAGTTTGTACGACGCTCTTCTTCTGCTCGCAGAATACCCACACATCCTTACTTGGCTTGCCGGATACCGGCCGGACTTGGACGGTGTC
This region includes:
- a CDS encoding electron transfer flavoprotein subunit alpha, translating into MSIRVILDKCTGCKLCVRACPFGAIEMKEKKAVIDLNKCNFCGACVDPCKFKAIELKKDTVQVRPVSGKPSKDVWVFCEQKKSVVQTVSWELLGKGRELADKLGMKLCGVLLGNNMKDKAVEIFERGADKVYLVDSPKLGAYQDEPYTEAIVKLIEKYSPEILLCGATTMGRSLISRVAVRIGTGLTADCTGLDIDPKDKLLLQTRPAFGGNIMATIITPHHKPQMATVRHKVMKEAEAVAGKKGELIEEKIDDSLLSSRTKLLDIVEEIESTVNLSEADIIVSGGRGIGAPENFKIIKELALAIGGAVGASRAAVDSGWIPYSHQVGQTGKTVCPKIYIACGISGQIQHLIGMQSAKIIIAINKDPEAPIFKIATYGICDDIFKVVPELTKAFKKITGK